Proteins co-encoded in one Kutzneria chonburiensis genomic window:
- a CDS encoding ATP-binding protein codes for MTSADSLIGRRAELGLLRRRLADARAGAGHLVLVTGPAGIGKTRLVEELVADGTPVGWGAAVTDVGMPALWPWVRAVRDLPGPRDAVNALVAGTAQREHSSAEESAAAIFAADTAVLDALASASGSVLVLDDLQWADEATLRLLDRVAAEIRRLPLLVVGVHRDGPDLRAHRAAEVVSLGPLSQSESACLLSTAVDGADAAAVRRAVEQSGGSPLYLRTLAKAAADTLRGNAADTAGSAPAFRHLVTAAMRAAGPEAAAAVEALSVLGPEPHVLAQLLDADPVETLERFLPAVPAGLVEIGPAGVRFAHVLVRDAAYAALSPSRRAALHRAAAELLEPLAIGRDDRAAAVARHWQQAGEPGNAGPWAIRAAEAARMAGAYEESASYVGMALDAGGSDQAELLLDLARVQYLAGHISQSAETCERAADEGSGPVALTSSAAPRSSCRASAIPRPTAGSKTCADGRSASSASPPCVPGWRRSWPACWSSSPGTTRPTRTRTVPSSWPPIRTPNWTRSGPGPAWRGRRSSTTRWWRWPGARSSSPSRPVARWTGCGRTSRCPTPPCTGPTWRRRCGRSPRCRRWPTAPACLSCAGTCSVGRRRWPR; via the coding sequence GTGACCTCGGCGGATTCGCTCATCGGGCGCCGGGCCGAGCTGGGCCTGCTGCGTCGGCGGCTGGCCGACGCCCGGGCCGGGGCCGGCCATCTGGTGCTGGTCACCGGGCCGGCCGGGATCGGCAAGACCCGCCTGGTCGAGGAGCTGGTCGCCGACGGAACGCCGGTCGGCTGGGGCGCGGCCGTGACCGACGTCGGGATGCCGGCGCTGTGGCCGTGGGTCCGGGCGGTGCGGGACCTGCCCGGGCCACGCGACGCGGTCAACGCCCTGGTCGCCGGGACCGCGCAGCGTGAACACAGTTCGGCCGAGGAGTCGGCGGCGGCGATCTTCGCCGCCGACACTGCCGTGCTCGACGCGCTGGCCTCGGCAAGCGGGTCGGTGCTGGTCCTGGACGACCTCCAATGGGCCGATGAGGCGACGCTGCGCCTGCTGGACCGGGTTGCGGCGGAGATCCGCCGGTTGCCGTTGCTCGTCGTCGGCGTGCACCGGGACGGCCCCGACCTGCGGGCCCACCGGGCCGCCGAGGTCGTCAGCCTCGGGCCGCTGTCCCAGAGCGAGTCGGCCTGCCTGCTGTCCACCGCCGTCGACGGCGCTGACGCCGCTGCCGTGCGGCGGGCGGTCGAGCAGTCCGGCGGCAGCCCGCTGTACCTCCGGACGTTGGCCAAGGCCGCCGCGGATACCTTGCGCGGCAACGCGGCGGACACGGCCGGATCCGCGCCGGCGTTCCGTCACCTGGTCACGGCGGCCATGCGTGCCGCTGGTCCAGAGGCCGCGGCGGCGGTCGAGGCGCTGAGCGTGCTCGGCCCCGAGCCCCACGTCTTGGCCCAGCTGCTCGACGCGGATCCGGTTGAGACTCTGGAACGTTTCCTGCCGGCGGTGCCGGCCGGATTGGTGGAGATCGGGCCGGCAGGCGTCAGGTTCGCGCACGTGCTGGTCCGCGACGCCGCCTACGCCGCTTTGTCCCCGTCGCGGCGAGCCGCCCTGCACCGAGCGGCGGCCGAGCTGCTGGAACCGTTGGCGATTGGCCGTGACGACCGGGCCGCTGCGGTGGCCCGGCACTGGCAGCAGGCCGGCGAACCCGGCAACGCCGGGCCGTGGGCGATTCGCGCCGCCGAGGCCGCGCGGATGGCCGGCGCGTACGAGGAATCGGCGTCGTACGTGGGGATGGCCCTCGACGCAGGCGGGTCCGATCAGGCCGAGTTGCTGCTCGACCTGGCCCGGGTGCAGTACCTCGCCGGGCACATCAGCCAGAGCGCCGAGACCTGCGAGCGGGCGGCGGACGAGGGGAGCGGACCGGTCGCCCTGACGTCATCGGCCGCGCCGCGATCATCGTGCAGGGCGTCGGCCATCCCGAGGCCAACAGCCGGCTCGAAGACCTGTGCCGACGGGCGATCCGCCAGCTCGGCGAGTCCGCCCTGTGTGCCCGGGTGGAGGCGCAGCTGGCCTGCGTGCTGGTCGAGTTCTCCCGGAACGACGAGGCCGACGCGCACTCGCACCGTGCCATCGAGCTGGCCACCGATCCGCACTCCGAACTGGACGCGATCCGGGCCCGGGCCGGCGTGGCGTGGGCGCCGCAGCTCAACGACGAGATGGTGGCGCTGGCCCGGCGCGCGATCGAGCTCGCCGAGCCGGCCGGTCGCCCGCTGGACCGGTTGTGGGCGCACATCTCGCTGTCCGACGCCGCCGTGCACCGGGCCGACATGGCGACGGCGATGCGGGAGATCGCCGCGATGCAGGCGCTGGCCGACCGCACCGGCCTGCCTCTCGTGCGCTGGCACCTGCTCCGTCGGCAGGCGACGCTGGCCGCGCTGA
- the gshB gene encoding glutathione synthase, which produces MKIVFVADQLESLDPSIDTTIGLMHAAQLRGAEVWITEARQLEAVNGRARALARQVRLAPSQPLDGHRWSVPNPWFTDREPRHLRLDDAAAVFIRTEPPVDETYTNALLVLDLVNPHRTAMVNDPRGIRVCSEHVLPLAFPDLIPPTVLTADQATIRSFLAEHGEAIVKPVDGFAGHGVLRLSRHDPNLASLLEIATSNGTRAVLVQRYLREVVAGNKRIFVVGGEPVGAVHRFPAAGDFRIGNPTAEAPITVRDKEICARLAPVLARNGIHLAGLDVIGPHLIEVNVTSVGALRKADALLGWTLCADLLDSVLDTREQGRTA; this is translated from the coding sequence GTGAAGATCGTGTTCGTCGCCGACCAGCTCGAGTCGTTGGATCCGTCCATCGACACCACGATCGGCCTGATGCACGCGGCGCAACTGCGCGGCGCGGAGGTCTGGATCACCGAGGCCCGGCAGCTGGAGGCGGTGAACGGCCGGGCCCGGGCATTGGCCCGACAGGTACGGCTGGCACCGTCGCAGCCGCTGGACGGCCACCGGTGGTCGGTGCCGAATCCGTGGTTCACGGATCGCGAGCCTCGGCACCTCCGCCTCGACGACGCCGCGGCGGTGTTCATCCGCACGGAGCCGCCGGTCGACGAGACTTACACGAATGCCTTGCTGGTACTGGATTTGGTCAATCCTCATCGCACGGCGATGGTCAACGACCCGCGCGGCATCCGGGTGTGCAGCGAACACGTGCTGCCGCTGGCCTTCCCCGACCTCATCCCGCCGACGGTGCTCACCGCCGACCAGGCCACCATCCGGTCTTTCCTCGCCGAGCACGGCGAAGCGATCGTCAAGCCGGTGGACGGCTTCGCCGGCCACGGCGTGCTGCGGCTGAGCCGTCACGACCCGAATCTGGCTTCGCTGCTGGAGATCGCCACCAGCAACGGGACCCGCGCGGTCCTCGTGCAGCGGTACCTGCGCGAGGTCGTCGCCGGCAACAAGAGGATCTTCGTGGTCGGCGGCGAGCCGGTCGGCGCGGTCCACCGCTTCCCGGCGGCCGGCGACTTCCGGATCGGCAACCCGACCGCGGAAGCGCCGATCACCGTGCGGGACAAGGAGATCTGCGCCCGACTGGCGCCGGTGTTGGCCCGCAACGGCATCCACCTGGCCGGCCTGGACGTGATCGGGCCGCACCTCATCGAAGTCAACGTCACCAGCGTGGGCGCGCTGCGCAAGGCCGACGCCCTGCTCGGCTGGACGCTCTGCGCCGACCTGCTCGACAGCGTGCTCGACACGCGTGAACAAGGGAGAACAGCATGA
- a CDS encoding PadR family transcriptional regulator, producing the protein MSSVRLYILGALDRIGPMHGHQIRREAQTNRAELWTDIKVGSLYSALGRMASEGIIEAVRTEKAGNLPDRTIYAITDSGRQELDALRWATLREVRLKPDPVDLAVQYSDGLGRDKLIATFTQRRAAISAELDGWLLLQEQAAKYLQGTEWLCTEHTRIRLEAELTWHDQVLAELSKSTEDMT; encoded by the coding sequence ATGAGCAGTGTGCGGCTGTACATCCTCGGCGCCCTGGACCGGATCGGGCCCATGCACGGGCACCAGATCCGGCGCGAGGCGCAGACGAACCGGGCCGAGCTGTGGACGGACATCAAGGTCGGGTCGCTGTACAGCGCGCTCGGCCGGATGGCGTCCGAGGGGATCATCGAGGCCGTCCGCACGGAGAAGGCCGGCAACCTGCCGGACCGGACGATCTACGCGATCACCGACAGCGGCCGGCAGGAGCTGGATGCCTTGCGCTGGGCGACGTTGCGCGAGGTGCGGCTCAAGCCGGATCCGGTCGACCTCGCGGTGCAGTACAGCGACGGCCTCGGCCGCGACAAGCTCATCGCCACCTTCACCCAGCGTCGGGCGGCGATCAGCGCCGAGCTCGACGGCTGGCTGCTGCTCCAGGAACAGGCGGCCAAGTACCTCCAGGGCACCGAATGGCTGTGCACCGAACACACCCGAATCCGGCTCGAGGCCGAGCTGACCTGGCACGACCAGGTGCTCGCCGAGCTGTCGAAGTCGACCGAGGACATGACATGA
- a CDS encoding glutamate-cysteine ligase family protein, whose product MDISTAVSRAFAPARQPGRIGVEIELIPVTYTDPTVLADGFDPDFVAAARPSFEPGGQLELSPAPRSSVDALMGDVRALLRRANDIASARGVRLEAVGVNNSDVPLRRPTPRYLAMQAVFDEIGPCGRWMMRRTASLQIAVDLLLGAAGREQWLVANLAGPALAAAFDNSGGERTRIWQGVDLRRTGYDGRHLSLSDPVGAYLAFAAAAPRLPIPEAVDPRYHLSTLFPPVRPRGGYLEIRYLDAQPLSRIREALVTVTTLLCNAEARRAALDLLLPRAADLDRAWHESAAGCSPETQPLLEIAGSAALAGGVS is encoded by the coding sequence ATGGACATCAGCACTGCGGTATCCCGAGCCTTCGCCCCGGCCCGGCAGCCAGGGCGGATCGGCGTGGAGATCGAGCTGATCCCGGTGACCTACACCGACCCGACCGTGCTGGCCGACGGCTTCGACCCGGACTTCGTCGCCGCGGCCCGGCCGAGCTTCGAACCCGGCGGTCAGCTGGAGCTCAGTCCGGCCCCACGGTCCAGTGTGGACGCTTTGATGGGCGATGTCCGGGCGTTGCTTCGACGCGCCAACGACATCGCCTCCGCTCGCGGTGTCCGGCTGGAGGCCGTCGGCGTCAACAATTCGGACGTTCCACTGCGGAGGCCGACGCCGCGCTACCTCGCGATGCAGGCCGTGTTCGACGAGATCGGGCCGTGTGGTCGGTGGATGATGCGCCGTACCGCGTCACTTCAGATCGCCGTCGACCTGCTGCTCGGTGCGGCCGGGCGGGAGCAGTGGCTGGTCGCCAACCTCGCCGGGCCGGCGCTGGCCGCCGCCTTCGACAACTCGGGCGGCGAGCGGACCCGGATCTGGCAGGGCGTCGATCTTCGTCGTACCGGCTACGACGGCCGGCACCTCTCGTTGAGCGATCCGGTTGGTGCTTATCTCGCCTTCGCCGCCGCCGCGCCTCGGCTGCCCATCCCCGAGGCGGTTGATCCCCGGTACCACCTGTCGACGTTGTTCCCGCCGGTCCGGCCGCGCGGCGGCTATCTGGAGATCCGCTATCTCGACGCCCAGCCGCTGTCCCGCATCCGCGAGGCTCTCGTCACTGTCACCACGCTGCTGTGCAACGCGGAGGCCCGCCGCGCGGCGCTCGATCTGCTGCTCCCCCGGGCCGCCGACCTCGACCGCGCCTGGCACGAGTCGGCCGCCGGCTGTTCACCGGAAACCCAACCCCTGCTGGAAATCGCCGGTTCGGCGGCGCTCGCCGGAGGTGTGTCGTGA
- a CDS encoding response regulator transcription factor: MREIAAMQALADRTGLPLVRWHLLRRQATLAALTGDFAANRRLRAQAAEIAANWHDSSVTFSEVAQSIGLAMLRGDPSDLMPEWEGQLPAIRGYPPVAQAGLAIALLLAGRRDDAAAVALPIIRSVADLRRGLALATLSYLPDLVIELGDRADRLAVRTVLNERFDESLATGAGTVSYEGSIARTLGELDLACDEPAAAVAHFEQGLRIDSLLGARPYVAKGRLGLARALALTGDHRRATQLAQSAADDARRLDMPGLSRAVDTFLAAEDPLTPREHEIVDLVAQALSNRAIADRLVLSERTVESHVRRILAKTGLTTRTELARWFLQR; the protein is encoded by the coding sequence ATGCGGGAGATCGCCGCGATGCAGGCGCTGGCCGACCGCACCGGCCTGCCTCTCGTGCGCTGGCACCTGCTCCGTCGGCAGGCGACGCTGGCCGCGCTGACCGGCGACTTCGCCGCCAACCGCCGGCTGCGGGCGCAGGCCGCCGAGATCGCCGCGAACTGGCACGACAGCTCGGTGACGTTCTCCGAGGTCGCCCAGTCCATCGGCCTCGCCATGCTGCGCGGCGATCCGTCCGACCTGATGCCCGAGTGGGAGGGCCAGCTGCCGGCCATCCGGGGCTATCCGCCCGTCGCCCAGGCCGGGCTGGCCATCGCCCTGCTGCTGGCCGGCCGCCGGGACGACGCCGCGGCCGTCGCGCTGCCGATCATTCGTTCCGTCGCCGACCTGCGGCGTGGCCTCGCGCTGGCGACCCTGTCCTACCTGCCCGACCTGGTGATCGAGCTCGGTGACCGGGCCGACCGTCTCGCGGTTCGCACCGTGCTGAATGAGCGGTTCGACGAGTCGTTGGCGACCGGTGCCGGCACGGTGTCGTATGAGGGATCGATCGCCCGCACGCTCGGCGAACTGGACCTCGCTTGCGACGAACCCGCTGCCGCCGTCGCACATTTCGAACAGGGCCTGCGGATCGACTCGCTGCTCGGTGCTCGTCCGTACGTCGCGAAGGGGCGCCTTGGGCTGGCCCGTGCCCTGGCGCTGACCGGCGATCACCGCCGCGCCACGCAGCTGGCCCAGTCCGCCGCCGATGACGCCCGCCGGCTGGACATGCCGGGGCTCTCCCGGGCGGTCGACACGTTCCTGGCGGCCGAGGATCCGCTCACGCCGCGTGAGCACGAGATCGTCGACCTCGTGGCCCAGGCGCTTTCGAACCGGGCCATCGCCGACCGGCTCGTGCTGTCCGAACGCACCGTGGAGAGCCACGTCCGGCGCATCCTGGCCAAGACCGGCCTGACCACCCGCACCGAACTCGCCCGCTGGTTCCTGCAACGGTGA
- a CDS encoding MAPEG family protein, which translates to MTTALICTAVLAATVFLLGFNVSRLRGITGKAGGSQMPTDPANPLLIAVRAHGNAAEYVPTLIVLFLVVGLRSPEWIAIPLIVGATLARLVHAVGMLTAPTLAAPTPGRLAGAMGTYVFGLLLAVAAAFTL; encoded by the coding sequence ATGACCACCGCCCTCATCTGCACCGCCGTCCTGGCCGCGACGGTGTTCCTGCTCGGCTTCAACGTGTCCCGGCTGCGCGGCATCACCGGCAAGGCCGGCGGCTCACAGATGCCGACCGACCCGGCCAACCCGCTGCTGATCGCCGTCCGCGCGCACGGCAACGCGGCCGAGTACGTGCCGACGTTGATCGTGTTGTTCCTGGTCGTCGGCCTGCGCAGCCCGGAGTGGATCGCCATTCCGCTGATCGTCGGGGCCACGCTGGCCCGCCTGGTGCACGCCGTCGGCATGCTGACCGCGCCGACCCTGGCCGCCCCGACGCCGGGCCGCCTGGCCGGCGCGATGGGCACGTACGTGTTCGGCCTCCTGCTGGCCGTCGCCGCGGCGTTCACCTTGTGA
- a CDS encoding MFS transporter — MTGHPTLAALRVPGLRRYLAGQLPSVTCSWAQVVALSWVVVERDPDALGWLVACQFAPSLLLGPWFGAVADRHDRKRLLMLAEAGLGVVAGCYAVASAAGILDLPLIFVLAVTWGVINAVDTPARRSLVPMLVPSSAAAGASALSGTVLLVGMAAGSAVGATLTATVGVTITFAANAFSFFADVVLLATIRVGPSPRVRRAAGQIRDGLRHVGRTPELRAPLFALAVTATLGFTVQVSVPIFVRVSLHGGPGLVGVGLTAVTAGGLVGALAAAARGEPGPQALPRAALVMATGLAVTASAPTTAVALTGLVVVGAAWSAFIAFVLAILQRGDPAMTGRVMSLFAVILLGGSAAGAPLTAAMISLAGPRAALAVSALATLAAIAGRRALLSRPNVGGASTSSSCHERRPGPSDATPRSG, encoded by the coding sequence ATGACCGGACATCCGACGCTGGCGGCCCTGCGCGTGCCGGGCCTGCGCCGCTACCTCGCCGGCCAGCTGCCTTCGGTCACGTGCTCGTGGGCGCAGGTCGTGGCCCTGTCGTGGGTGGTGGTCGAGCGGGACCCGGACGCGCTGGGCTGGCTGGTGGCGTGCCAGTTCGCGCCCAGCCTCCTGCTCGGGCCGTGGTTCGGGGCCGTGGCCGACCGGCACGACCGCAAACGTCTGCTGATGCTCGCCGAAGCCGGTCTCGGCGTGGTCGCGGGCTGTTACGCCGTCGCGTCGGCGGCCGGAATCCTTGACCTGCCACTGATTTTCGTGTTGGCCGTGACCTGGGGCGTGATCAACGCTGTGGACACCCCGGCTCGCCGCTCGTTGGTGCCGATGCTGGTGCCTTCGAGCGCCGCGGCCGGAGCGTCGGCGTTGAGCGGGACCGTTTTGCTGGTCGGCATGGCCGCCGGCTCGGCGGTCGGCGCGACCCTGACCGCCACCGTCGGCGTGACGATCACCTTTGCCGCCAACGCTTTCTCGTTCTTCGCCGATGTCGTGCTGCTGGCCACGATCCGGGTCGGTCCGTCGCCCCGGGTGCGCCGGGCCGCCGGGCAGATCCGGGACGGGCTCCGTCACGTAGGGCGCACACCGGAATTGCGGGCCCCACTGTTCGCCTTGGCCGTGACCGCCACCCTCGGGTTCACGGTCCAGGTGTCGGTGCCGATCTTCGTTCGGGTGTCGCTGCACGGCGGTCCCGGCCTGGTCGGCGTCGGTTTGACCGCCGTGACGGCCGGCGGGCTGGTCGGGGCGCTGGCCGCCGCCGCTCGAGGCGAGCCGGGACCGCAAGCCCTTCCCCGTGCTGCCTTGGTGATGGCCACCGGTCTCGCCGTCACCGCATCTGCGCCGACGACCGCGGTCGCGCTCACCGGTTTGGTCGTGGTCGGCGCGGCGTGGTCGGCGTTCATCGCCTTTGTGCTGGCCATCTTGCAACGCGGCGATCCCGCGATGACCGGCCGGGTGATGTCCCTGTTCGCCGTGATCCTGCTCGGCGGCAGCGCCGCCGGCGCGCCGCTGACCGCCGCGATGATCAGCCTGGCCGGGCCGCGCGCCGCCTTGGCCGTCAGCGCGCTGGCGACTCTTGCGGCGATCGCCGGTCGGCGGGCGCTGCTGAGCCGCCCGAACGTCGGCGGAGCCTCGACATCATCTTCATGCCACGAAAGAAGACCCGGCCCATCCGACGCGACACCACGTTCGGGGTGA